From a single Paramisgurnus dabryanus chromosome 17, PD_genome_1.1, whole genome shotgun sequence genomic region:
- the LOC135749007 gene encoding phospholipase B1, membrane-associated-like translates to MILSIMGIDEKKFCLCAQIVILTLVACTSSVQSGSLFCPTSSPSPQTPTSVHSLRPADVSMISALVFSDVERSDEINALNFLLEIFFTFNPKVSCFVPKQRSIMDQAESITQSLSSTQWKLLLFFVPVDEPCACEGQDIRASLNETVNRVENELSSLHKQLTHTLVHVVVWGRLPTSESPNRVCQCHCEEEYSTNRRRLNTVTLMASLQESLSAVLKINGWFSEREDFSVMLQSIPVYTDLSTSMKDEQSSVAGDVSKQALQLWLHLLQPVTNKTEIEGLGYIPCPAEAKPYLRTPQNSPEPEADVLTLDPVMGTKLPCEDRSPSPTVPTSVHYLRPADIKVVAAIGDSLTAGNGVGAAPNDQLDLITQYRGLSWSIGGDQDLSSVKTLPNILKEFNPSLVGYSLGEGDEKSAQSFLNQAVAEANSDDLVNQARAVISRMKSDSRIDFQNDWKVITVYIGARDMCDFCSDTEYFSPDNFGRRLRESLDLLHSEVPRALVNLVQLMYVVPLRRLHQDPSIGCPTWMSKILCPCVIEPEDGSYELQRLEDFNKAYQRAMVQLVESGRYDTHENFTVVLQPFFRNVSLPLMKDGRPDRSHFSPNCVHLSQKAHTLMAQALWNNMLQPLGNKTDYTPDVPLVCPDESIPFLRTYLNSFYTYEIPPPTPSPPTNWGSDFYCEDTAPSESVPTSVHRLRPGDIKIVAALGDAATVSLGAKAENLLQLFNMERGVSWSIGGDETLETVTTLPNILKKFNPNVFGFSKGTNEQTKGFNVAVTGAQARNIPEQVRDLITALSSSDKVNFEEYWKLVTLFIGLNDLCLHCHDPDSRSPQKYIDHITESLDMLYNEVPRVLVNVVEVPEVKDVRLVHKNTLGCSLIKESMCPCFLDPEEKSPELREMKKINGDFQTETERLVYGGRYDGREDFAVVLQPFFKNSVIPKTEDGTPDLNFFSVDCAHFSERGHAEFAIGLWNNMLEPVGSKLIYHNFTHDRSKIHCPTKENPFIFTTLNSVSGNSGVSTTAVPSTQPTEAPQPLLIVKIKG, encoded by the exons GAGCATCATGGATCAAGCAGAGAGCATCACACAGTCCCTCAGCTCCACTCAG TGGAAGCTGCTCTTGTTTTTTGTACCGGTTGATGAGCCGTGTGCATGTGAAGGCCAG GACATCAGAGCAAGTCTTAATGAAACCGTGAACCGAGTGGAGAATGAACTAAGCAGCCTTCACAAGCAG TTGACACACACACTCGTTCATGTTGTTGTTTGGGGTCGACTGCCAACTTCTGAATCTCCTAACCG AGTTTGTCAGTGCCATTGTGAGGAGGAATACAGTACAAACCGACGTAGACTGAACACTGTAACCCTCATGGCTTCATTGCAG GAATCTCTCAGTGCTGTTTTAAAGATCAACGGTTGGTTTAGCGAACGGGAAGATTTCAGTGTGATGCTTCAATCCATCCCGGTGTACACTGATCTGTCAACTTCG ATGAAAGACGAGCAGTCAAGTGTAGCGGGTGACGTCAGCAAACAGGCTTTACAACTATGGTTACATTTG TTGCAGCCAGTGACAAACAAGACTGAGATTGAGGGTCTCGGCTATATTCCGTGCCCTGCGGAG GCAAAGCCGTACTTGCGAACACCACAAAACTCACCTGAACCGGAAGCAGATGTCCTGACTCTAGACCCG GTGATGGGGACTAAGCTCCCCTGTGAGGACCGATCTCCATCTCCCACTGTTCCCACCTCAG TTCACTACCTGAGGCCAGCGGATATCAAAGTGGTGGCAGCGATTGGTGATTCATTGACT GCAGGTAATGGGGTGGGCGCAGCACCAAACGATCAGCTGGATTTGATCACACAGTACCGCGGCCTATCGTGGAG CATCGGCGGGGACCAGGACTTATCATCTGTGAAAACTTTACCAA ATATTTTGAAAGAGTTTAACCCTTCGCTCGTGGGCTATTCATTGGGAGAAGGAGATGAGAAGTCTGCACAAAGTTTTCTGAACCAAGCGGTAGCCGAAGCCAATTCTGA TGATCTGGTTAATCAAGCTCGTGCTGTCATTTCAAGAATGAAATCCGACTCC CGTATCGATTTCCAGAACGATTGGAAGGTTATCACGGTCTATATTGGAGCACGGGACATGTGTGACTTCTGCTCTGATACT GAATATTTTTCTCCTGATAACTTTGGAAGGCGTCTACGTGAATCCCTGGACCTATTACACAGTGAG GTACCTCGTGCGCTGGTGAATCTGGTGCAGCTTATGTACGTGGTCCCACTGCGTCGCCTGCATCAGGACCCCAGCATCGGCTGTCCCACCTGGATGTCCAA GATTTTGTGCCCATGTGTGATTGAACCTGAAGACGGATCTTATGAACTTCAGAGGTTGGAGGATTTCAATAAAGCCTATCAG CGTGCTATGGTGCAGCTGGTTGAGTCGGGACGATATGATACGCATGAGAACTTCACCGTAGTTTTGCAGCCATTCTTCAGAAACGTGTCTCTCCCTTTGATGAAG GACGGAAGGCCTGACCGTTCCCATTTCTCTCCCAACTGCGTTCATCTCAGTCAAAAAGCTCACACTTTAATGGCACAAGCTCTCTGGAACAACATG CTGCAGCCCTTGGGTAATAAAACGGATTATACTCCTGATGTCCCTCTGGTATGCCCTGATGAG TCAATCCCTTTTTTAAGGACCTATCTCAACAGTTTTTACACATACGAAATCCCACCTCCCACTCCTTCACCGCCCACT AACTGGGGAAGTGATTTCTACTGTGAGGACACGGCACCCTCTGAAAGTGTGCCAACATCAG TTCACAGACTGCGCCCAGGTGACATTAAAATAGTCGCAGCTTTGGGAGATGCAGCCACT GTCAGCTTGGGTGCAAAGGCTGAAAATCTCCTGCAGTTATTCAATATGGAGCGAGGGGTTTCATGGAG cATTGGTGGAGATGAAACATTGGAAACGGTTACCACATTGCCAA ACATCCTTAAGAAGTTCAATCCAAATGTTTTCGGCTTCTCAAAGGGAACAAATGAGCAAACCAAAGGCTTCAATGTGGCTGTGACAGGAGCCCAAGCAAG AAACATACCAGAGCAAGTGCGGGATCTCATCACAGCTTTAAGCAGTAGTGAT AAAGTGAACTTTGAAGAATATTGGAAGCTGGTGACACTGTTTATCGGGCTAAATGACCTTTGCCTGCACTGTCATGACCCG GATTCTCGGTCTCCTCAGAAGTACATTGATCACATCACTGAAAGTCTAGACATGTTATACAATGAG GTTCCTAGAGTTCTGGTAAATGTTGTGGAAGTCCCTGAGGTGAAGGATGTTCGTTTGGTACACAAAAACACGTTGGGATGCAGCCTCATCAAGGA GAGCATGTGTCCATGTTTTCTGGACCCGGAAGAGAAATCTCCGGAACTGCGAGAAATGAAGAAGATCAACGGGGACTTCCAG ACGGAGACTGAAAGGCTGGTATATGGGGGTCGGTATGATGGACGAGAGGACTTTGCAGTGGTGTTGCAGCCCTTCTTTAAAAACAGTGTTATCCCAAAGACTGAG GATGGCACACCTGACCTAAACTTCTTCTCTGTGGACTGTGCTCATTTCTCTGAACGTGGACATGCGGAATTTGCCATTGGACTCTGGAACAACATG CTGGAGCCTGTGGGGAGTAAACTAATCTACCATAATTTCACACACGATCGCAGTAAGATCCATTGTCCCACAAAG GAGAATCCTTTCATCTTTACAACGTTAAACAGTGTGAGCGGCAACTCTGGAGTATCGACAACTGCCGTCCCCAGTACACAGCCTACAGAGGCACCCCAGCCCCTCttgattgtaaaaataaaaggttGA
- the iars2 gene encoding isoleucine--tRNA ligase, mitochondrial: MLLLRRSAVGLGGVARWGVRCLCSGDAAGRYRDTVLLPRTDFPMKVNGPNLLEREIQIQQKCGFDQLYTWQRERKAKKEYCLHDGPPYANGDPHVGHALNKILKDIRNRFEVLRGRQVHYVPGWDCHGLPIELKALGDLGTSELTPLQIRQKAREFAEKAISRQRAAFQRWGVMADWENCYYTFDGKYEAVQLKVFQEMHSKGFIYQDYKPVFWSPSSRTALAEAELEYNPEHVSRAVYVTFPLVTLPAKLAPNAEGLGRVSALIWTTQPWTIPANQAVCYMPKLKYSIVKRADNEQLLLVATERISSLTSILGTNLESLATFAGSDLEGGICQHPTIPSKKVPLLPANHVTMAKGTGLVHTAPAHGMDDYSVATHFNLPVECMVDEEGRFTELAGAELQNMSVMTEGSAAVISMLQAAGAVVKEEDCVHSYPYDWRTKQPVVIRASKQWFINTASLKDKAKTALQKVRVIPESSRSSLLAMLDRRTYWCISRQRSWGVPIPVFYHKETGEPLLNKHSVTHIAQIFSEKGSDSWWAEPVETFLTPEVLQKSKAGAASDYVRGEDVLDIWFDSGVSWAAVLQESDPRADSYVEGKDQIGGWFQSSLLTSVAVKNKAPYRALVVHGFAVSEKGEKMSKSVGNVIDPDDVINGGKDSSVSPPYGADVLRWWVAESNVFSEVQIGSKTLNAAKESINKLRNTLRFLLGNLQGFDPRSQAVDPKQMHYIDQYMLHRLREFSIKVTDAYSEFDNGRAIRLLQAFITSELSNFYFSIIKDRLYCDAEDSLGRRSCQTVLEEILDGVSRVVAPVLPHLAEEVYMHAPGHDEGETLFRSGWIKSSSVWRRPGLEEAVEGACAIRDSFLSSIPGRNAAEYDLIITIEPGLFFELMESLQEEPTSTCSQLTELMMTSRTTLTCSPPRDLPSDAVTSSGKFLINLEGGMIQEESSYSIAAMPTSLSRCPRCRRYTSDEPDCLCPRCQTVLENAK, translated from the exons ATGCTGCTGCTTCGGCGCTCGGCTGTAGGTTTGGGCGGTGTCGCTCGATGGGGAGTCCGGTGTTTGTGCTCCGGAGACGCAGCGGGCCGGTACCGGGATACTGTCCTGCTTCCCCGCACTGACTTCCCCATGAAAGTGAACGGGCCGAACCTCCTGGAGCGAGAGATCCAAATTCAGCAG AAATGTGGTTTCGATCAGCTGTACACATGGCAAAGAGAAAGAAAAGCCAAGAAGGAGTACTGTCTTCACGATGGACCACCCTATGCCAACGGAGACCCGCATGTGGGTCATGCTTTAAACAAG ATTCTCAAAGACATCCGCAACCGTTTCGAGGTGCTGAGAGGAAGACAGGTGCACTACGTGCCCGGCTGGGACTGCCATGGGCTGCCCATTGAGCTCAAAGCACTGGGAGACCTGGGAACCAGTGAGCTGACACCTCTACAGATCAGACAGAAAG CTCGTGAGTTTGCAGAGAAAGCCATATCTCGGCAGCGTGCGGCATTCCAGCGCTGGGGTGTCATGGCTGATTGGGAAAATTGTTATTACACGTTTGATGGCAAATATGAAGCAGTCCAGCTGAAGGTTTTTCAGGAGATGCACAGCAAG GGTTTCATTTATCAGGATTACAAGCCTGTATTCTGGTCACCATCATCCAG AACGGCCCTCGCAGAAGCCGAGCTGGAGTATAATCCTGAACATGTGAGCCGTGCCGTTTATGTCACTTTTCCTCTGGTCACCCTGCCTGCCAAACTCGCTCCAAATGCCG AAGGTTTGGGTCGTGTGTCTGCTCTGATATGGACCACTCAACCCTGGACAATACCGGCCAATCAAGCAGTTTGCTACATGCCCAAATTAAA GTACTCTATAGTGAAGAGAGCTGATAATGAGCAGCTCCTCCTAGTGGCCACAGAGCGCATCAGCAGCCTCACCTCTATACTGGGGACCAATCTGGAGAGCTTGGCTACGTTTGCAG GGTCAGATCTCGAAGGCGGGATTTGCCAACATCCCACAATTCCTTCAAAAAAAGTGCCTTTGTTGCCCGCTAATCATGTGACGATGGCCAAGGGAACGGGATTGGTCCACACAGCTCCGGCTCACGGCATGGATGACTATAGCGTCGCCACACACTTCAATCTGCCTGTG GAGTGTATGGTTGATGAGGAGGGCAGGTTTACAGAACTTGCCGGAGCAGAACTGCAGAATATGTCTGTGATGACTGAAGGGAGCGCTGCAG TGATCTCAATGCTTCAGGCAGCAGGAGCTGTTGTGAAAGAGGAAGATTGCGTTCACAGTTACCCGTACGACTGGAGGACCAAACAGCCGGTGGTCATCAGAGCCAGTAAACAGTGGTTTATTAATACAGCCAGTCTTAAAGACAAAGCTAAG ACCGCTCTGCAGAAGGTGCGTGTGATACCAGAATCCTCGAGATCCAGTTTGTTGGCAATGTTGGACAGAAGAACATACTGGTGTATTTCTCGCCAGAGGAGCTGGGGCGTCCCCATCCCTGTGTTTTACCATAAAGAGACCGGAGAACCGCTATTAAACAA ACATTCAGTGACTCACATCGCACAAATTTTCTCTGAGAAAGGGAGTGACAGCTGGTGGGCGGAGCCGGTGGAAACATTTCTCACTCCTGAAGTTCTTCAGAAG AGTAAAGCGGGTGCAGCGTCAGATTACGTGCGAGGGGAAGATGTCCTGGATATCTGGTTTGACAGTGGAGTCTCTTGGGCTGCTGTACTGCAGG AATCAGACCCGCGTGCTGACTCGTACGTGGAGGGTAAAGATCAGATCGGTGGTTGGTTCCAGTCGTCTCTTCTCACTAGTGTAGCTGTAAAGAATAAAGCCCCTTATAG aGCACTAGTGGTCCATGGTTTTGCTGTAAGCGAGAAAGGAGAAAAAATGTCCAAGTCTGTCGGAAACGTGATCGACCCGGATGATGTCATCAACGGGGGAAAG gaCTCGTCTGTTTCTCCTCCgtatggtgctgatgttttgaGATGGTGGGTTGCAGAGTCGAACGTTTTCTCTGAGGTTCAGATCGGATCAAAGACACTTAATGCAGCCAAAGAAAGCATAAACAAG TTGAGGAACACTTTGAGGTTTCTCTTGGGGAACCTCCAGGGCTTTGATCCTCGTTCTCAGGCTGTGGACCCCAAACAAATGCACTACATAGATCAGTACATGCTGCACCGGCTCCGAGAGTTCAGTATAAAG GTAACTGATGCTTACAGCGAGTTTGACAACGGTCGGGCCATCCGCTTGCTACAAGCGTTCATCACCAGTGAATTATCAAACTTCTACTTCAGCATCATTAAAGATCG atTATATTGCGATGCTGAGGACTCTTTAGGTCGAAGGTCGTGTCAGACGGTCCTAGAGGAGATCCTAGATGGAGTGTCACGTGTTGTTGCACCTGTTCTCCCTCACTTGGCTGAAGAGGTGTACATGCACGCACCTGGACATGAcg AGGGTGAGACTTTGTTTCGTAGCGGTTGGATTAAGTCCAGTTCTGTGTGGCGGCGACCAGGATTGGAGGAAGCTGTGGAGGGGGCGTGTGCTATACGAGATTCCTTCCTGTCTTCTATTCCAGGACGTAACGCTGCAGAGTATGACCTCATTATTACCATCGAGCCCGGCCTGTTCTTTGAGCTCATGGAG TCTCTTCAAGAGGAGCCCACGTCCACCTGCTCTCAGCTGACTGAACTCATGATGACCTCACGTACCACACTGACCTGCTCTCCACCACGAGATTTACCATCGGATGCAGTGACCAGTTCTGGAAAGTTCCTCATCAATCTGGAGG GTGGCATGATCCAGGAGGAGAGTTCATACAGCATAGCCGCGATGCCCACCTCTCTCTCTCGGTGCCCGAGATGTCGTCGCTACACGTCAGACGAGCCTGATTGCCTGTGTCCACGATGCCAGACCGTACTGGAGAATGCCAAGTAA
- the LOC135749077 gene encoding phospholipase B1, membrane-associated-like, translating to MILSIMGIDEKKFCFCAQILMLILLACTSSVQSESLFCPTSSPSPQTPTSVHSLRPADVSVISALVLSDGERSDEINALNMLSEIFLTFNPDVLSFVPEQRSIMDQAESITQSLSSTQWKLLLFFVPVEEPCACEGQDVSATLNETLIRVENELSNLHQQLTHTLVHVVVWGRLPTSNSPSRVCQCQCKEEYSTSRRRLNTLILMGSVQEYLSAVLKFHGWFSELEDFSVMLQSTPVHTDLSTSMKAATPVYSHDVSKQALQLWLNLLQPVTSKTEMEGRGYIPCPAEEKPYLRTQQNSPELKTDLPILDTVMGTELPCKDRSPSPTVPTSVHYLRPADIKVVAAMGDSLIAGNGVGAAENDLLGVITGYRGLSFSIGGDKTLSSVTTLPNILKEFNPLLVGYSLGEGDENSEQSFLNQAVNEADSDDLVNQAHAVISRMKSDSRIDFQNDWKVITVSLGSGDMCDFCSDTVYYSPDNLGKRLREALDILHSEVPRALVNLVELQNMIPLRHLHQDPSIGCPTWLSKMLCPCVLEPEDGSHEFQRLEDFNKAYKRAMVQLVESGRYDAHENFTVVLQPFFRNVSLPLLADGRPDRSDFSPDCFHLGQKAHTLMAQALWNNMLQPLGNKTIYTPDVPLMCPDESIPFLRTYLNSYYTYETPPPTPSPSTNWGSDFYCEDTAPSESVPTSVHRLRPGDIKVVAALGDSITVGLGAKAKNLVQLFSEERGVSWSIGGDETLEMVTTLPNILKKFNPNVFGFSKGTNEQTKGFNMAVSGAQARNIPEQVKDLITALSSNDKVNFEEDWKLVTLFIGANDLCLHCHDPDSLSPQKYIGHITESLDMLYNEVPRVLVNLVEIPELKDVRLINGDTLGCSLVHESMCPCFLDPEEKSPELREIKKINRDFQMETERLVYGGRYDGREDFAVVLQPFSKNSVAVTEDGTPDLNLFSVDCAHFSERAHAEIAIGLWNNMLEPEGSKLTSLNYTHDRSKIHCPTKEHPFIFTTLNSVSRESGVSTTAVPKTKAPRPFFVKIKG from the exons ATGATTCTGTCCATCATGGGGATAGACGAgaaaaagttttgtttctgtgcACAGATTTTGATGTTAATCCTGTTAGCATGCACTTCCTCAG TTCAGTCCGAATCCCTGTTTTGCCCTACATCTTCCCCCTCACCCCAAACACCGACTTCTG TTCATTCTCTGAGGCCTGCTGATGTGTCTGTGATATCTGCTTTGGTTTTGTCTGATGGGGAAAG ATCTGATGAAATTAATGCCTTGAACATGCTGTCAG AAATTTTCCTCACCTTTAACCCTGATGTGCTGTCTTTTGTACCTGAGCAGAG GAGCATCATGGATCAAGCAGAGAGCATCACACAGTCCCTCAGCTCCACTCAG TGGAAGCTGCTTTTGTTTTTTGTACCGGTTGAGGAGCCGTGTGCATGTGAAGGCCAG GACGTCAGTGCAACTCTTAATGAAACTCTGATCCGAGTGGAGAATGAACTAAGCAACCTTCACCAGCAG TTGACCCACACACTCGTTCATGTTGTCGTTTGGGGTCGACTGCCAACTTCAAATTCTCCTAGCCG AGTTTGTCAGTGCCAGTGTAAGGAGGAATACAGTACAAGCAGACGCAGACTGAACACACTGATCCTCATGGGTTCAGTGCAG GAATATCTCAGTGCTGTTTTAAAGTTCCATGGTTGGTTTAGCGAACTGGAAGATTTCAGTGTGATGCTTCAATCCACCCCAGTGCATACTGATCTGTCAACTTCA ATGAAAGCCGCTACACCTGTCTACTCACACGACGTCAGCAAACAGGCTTTACAACTGTGGCTAAATTTG TTGCAGCCAGTGACAAGCAAGACTGAGATGGAGGGGAGGGGCTACATTCCATGCCCTGCTGAg GAAAAGCCGTACTTGCGAACACAACAAAACTCACCTGAACTAAAAACAGATCTCCCCATTCTAGACACG GTGATGGGGACTGAGCTCCCCTGTAAGGACCGATCTCCGTCTCCCACTGTCCCCACCTCAG TTCACTACCTGAGGCCAGCGGATATCAAAGTGGTGGCAGCGATGGGCGATTCATTGATT GCAGGTAATGGGGTGGGTGCAGCAGAAAACGATCTGCTGGGTGTGATCACAGGTTACCGTGGCCTATCGTTTAG CATCGGTGGGGACAAGACCTTATCATCTGTGACAACTTTACCAA ATATTTTGAAAGAGTTTAACCCTTTGCTTGTGGGCTATTCACTGGGAGAAGGAGATGAGAATTCTGAACAAAGTTTTTTGAACCAAGCGGTAAACGAAGCCGATTCTGA TGATCTGGTCAATCAAGCTCATGCTGTCATTTCAAGAATGAAATCCGACTCC CGTATTGATTTCCAGAACGATTGGAAGGTTATCACAGTCTCTCTTGGATCAGGGGATATGTGTGACTTCTGCTCTGATACT GTATATTATTCTCCTGATAACCTTGGAAAGCGTCTACGTGAAGCGCTGGACATATTACACAGTGAG GTACCTCGTGCACTGGTCAATCTGGTGGAGCTTCAAAACATGATTCCACTGCGTCACCTGCATCAGGACCCCAGCATCGGCTGTCCCACCTGGCTGTCCAA GATGCTGTGCCCATGTGTGCTTGAACCTGAAGATGGGTCTCATGAATTCCAGAGGTTGGAGGATTTCAATAAAGCCTATAAG CGTGCTATGGTGCAGCTGGTTGAGTCGGGACGATATGATGCGCATGAGAACTTCACCGTGGTTTTGCAGCCATTCTTCAGAAACGTGTCTCTCCCTTTGCTGGCG GACGGAAGGCCTGACCGTTCCGATTTCTCTCCCGACTGTTTTCATCTTGGTCAAAAAGCTCACACTTTAATGGCACAAGCTCTTTGGAACAACATG CTGCAGCCCTTGGGTAATAAAACCATTTATACACCTGATGTCCCTTTGATGTGCCCTGATGAG TCCATCCCTTTTTTAAGGACCTATCTCAATAGTTATTACACATACGAAACCCCGCCTCCCACTCCGTCACCGTCCACT AACTGGGGAAGTGATTTCTACTGTGAGGACACAGCACCCTCTGAAAGTGTGCCAACATCAG TTCACAGACTGCGCCCAGGTGACATTAAAGTAGTCGCAGCTTTGGGAGATTCAATCACT GTCGGCTTAGGTGCAAAGGCTAAAAACCTTGTGCAGTTATTCAGTGAGGAGCGAGGGGTTTCCTGGAG CATTGGTGGAGATGAAACATTGGAAATGGTTACCACATTGCCAA ACATCCTTAAGAAGTTCAATCCAAATGTTTTCGGCTTCTCAAAGGGAACAAATGAGCAAACAAAAGGCTTCAATATGGCAGTGTCAGGAGCCCAAGCACG CAACATACCAGAGCAAGTGAAGGATCTCATCACCGCTTTAAGCAGTAATGAT AAAGTGAACTTTGAAGAGGATTGGAAGCTGGTGACACTGTTTATTGGGGCAAATGACCTTTGCCTGCACTGTCATGACCCG GATTCTCTGTCTCCTCAGAAGTACATTGGTCACATCACTGAAAGTCTAGACATGTTATACAATGAG GTTCCTAGAGTGCTGGTTAATCTTGTGGAAATCCCTGAGCTGAAGGATGTTCGTTTGATTAATGGAGACACATTGGGATGCAGCCTCGTGCACGA GAGCATGTGTCCATGTTTTCTGGACCCGGAAGAGAAGTCTCCAGAACTGCGAGAAATTAAGAAAATCAACAGGGACTTCCAG atGGAGACTGAAAGGCTGGTGTATGGGGGTCGGTATGATGGACGAGAGGACTTTGCAGTGGTGTTGCAGCCCTTCTCCAAAAACAGTGTTGCAGTGACTGAG GATGGCACACCTGACCTAAACCTCTTCTCTGTGGACTGTGCTCATTTCTCTGAACGTGCACATGCTGAAATTGCCATTGGACTCTGGAACAACATG TTGGAGCCTGAGGGAAGTAAACTAACCTCCCTTAATTACACACACGACCGCAGTAAGATCCATTGTCCCACAAAG GAGCATCCTTTCATCTTTACAACATTAAACAGTGTGAGCCGCGAATCTGGAGTATCGACCACTGCCGTCCCCAAAACAAAGGCACCCCGGcccttttttgtaaaaataaaaggttAA